The Toxorhynchites rutilus septentrionalis strain SRP chromosome 3, ASM2978413v1, whole genome shotgun sequence genome includes a region encoding these proteins:
- the LOC129779650 gene encoding uncharacterized protein LOC129779650, with translation MKFFIAIIALTLAIAAQASYVPAVLDHQLSWPVSTSVWPSNGIYGKALLTPPAAVTKYAYPGIYGSAWPVYGKTWGLSAAPVVTKVVDNGLWNYGGHGYGLGYNKYWL, from the exons ATGAAG TTCTTCATCGCAATCATCGCTTTGACCCTTGCCATCGCTGCTCAGGCATCCTATGTCCCAGCCGTCCTGGACCATCAACTGTCCTGGCCAGTGAGTACCTCGGTTTGGCCATCAAATGGAATTTACGGAAAGGCTCTGCTGACACCACCGGCAGCGGTGACAAAGTACGCCTACCCTGGTATCTACGGAAGTGCCTGGCCAGTGTATGGAAAGACCTGGGGACTTTCGGCGGCTCCAGTTGTGACGAAGGTCGTTGACAACGGTCTGTGGAACTATGGCGGACACGGTTATGGACTGGGATACAACAAATACTGGCTGTAA